In the Podospora bellae-mahoneyi strain CBS 112042 chromosome 4, whole genome shotgun sequence genome, one interval contains:
- a CDS encoding hypothetical protein (EggNog:ENOG503P1YX), translating to MSGEPLTKVDSAVQGLGTSPPKETKHRRASSSAAGVMNINDLEAQGIELQIAKETQKTGWKINTSPSTIEEKDTLKKLLTTPPVKKIDLHFPLGLEVTARNLKGVTIKDALDAIHKQFKKRADDELDEPYLKGFEWDKEESWTKLIVHLSKDAGVAPGGGSKKKKKQAADE from the exons atGTCCGGCGAACCACTCACCAAGGTTGACTCTGCCGTCCAGGGCCTCggcacctccccacccaagGAGACCAAGCACAGGAGAGCATCCTCCAGCGCTGCTGGTGTGATGAACATCAATGACCTGG AGGCCCAGGGCATTGAGCTCCAAATTGCAAAGGAGACGCAAAAGACGGGGTG GAAGATCAACACTTCGCCAAGCACAATAGAGGAGAAGGACACGCTCAAGAAgctgctcaccacccccccagtCAAGAAGATTGACCTGCACTTCCCATTGGGACTCGAAGTAACGGCAAGGAACCTCAAGGGTGTCACCATCAAGGATGCGCTGGACGCTATCCACAAGCAATTCAAGAAGAGG GCTGACGATGAGCTCGATGAACCATACCTCAAGGGCTTCGAGTGGGACAAGGAGGAGTCATGGACCAAGCTCATTGTCCACCTGTCCAAGGATGCCGGTGTAGCGCCCGGCGGCggctccaagaagaagaagaagcaggctgCTGACGAGTAA
- a CDS encoding hypothetical protein (COG:S; EggNog:ENOG503NYIS), with translation MTLTAPKPDNHSGTEAKSTSATQHRDYSSLPDVTTHDRTSFPYILSKNVSVPVSGLATGPGLIRCNIYRPHDSDTNPVPVLVTYGPYGKDISYSEFNPKSFSEVNPAHKSVHSCWETPDPSFWTAHSYALLRADELGTGQSPGFLDTMSRSTSEAFAILITWASSQPWSTGKVGLLGVSYYAGSQWRVAARQPTGLAAIIPWEGMSDYYRDRCRHGGIYSDGFVRWWWERQVVGNQYGLANRRGGKTVDENGEKEKGELERERRDQTVDNRENRYRDEGYYREKEYDMGDITVPVLSVGNWGGILLHLRGNIQGYLHAGSEKKFLRMITGRHDLPFYYDEEVEVQRSFLDAFLKGEDGGGWTDGRRARVDLVIRKGDAGVNDAQRERDTFERREEEEWPIERTEYARFYLSGDMAMTRMDNWVHEGGQKKLGYRALGTIDESQGLTFKTVPSDMGPGQEMEITGHIVAHLNVSVSPDVGGPTPSDIDLFLTLRHIGKDGKEIFYTGTAGDPVPLTKGWLRVSLRKVNEKHPKHQPWLPHRDYTSRDVLPVIQGEVYAVDVEMWPTCVVLQEGESLALEVASGDTQGSGIFLHNDAVDRSPDIFQGTNYVHISKQYANYLLLPVIPRKEDVGHV, from the exons ATGACCCTTACCGCCCCCAAGCCAGACAATCATTCCGGCACCGAAGCCAAGTCCACTTCGGCCACCCAACACCGCGATTAcagctccctccccgacGTCACAACCCACGACcgcacctccttcccctaCATCCTTTCCAAGAATGTATCCGTCCCCGTGTCCGGCCTGGCCACTGGCCCCGGCCTGATCCGGTGCAACATCTACCGCCCTCACGACTCCGACACGAACCCCGTCCCGGTGTTGGTAACTTACGGCCCATACGGGAAGGATATTTCCTATAGCGA GTTCAACCCCAAATCCTTTTCCGAAGTCAACCCAGCCCACAAATCCGTTCACTCTTGCTGG GAAACCCCCGACCCCTCATTCTGGACCGCCCACTCCTACGCCCTCCTCCGCGCAGACGAGCTCGGAACAGGGCAGTCCCCAGGCTTTCTGGATACAATGTCCCGCTCCACCTCGGAAGCCTTCGCCATTCTGATAACCTGGGCCTCGTCCCAGCCCTGGTCCACGGGAAAGGTAGGCTTGCTAGGCGTGTCTTACTACGCCGGCTCCCAATGGCGAGTAGCTGCCCGCCAACCGACAGGTCTAGCAGCCATTATCCCGTGGGAGGGAATGAGCGATTACTACCGTGACCGGTGCCGGCACGGGGGGATATACAGTGATGGGTTCgtcaggtggtggtgggagaggcaGGTTGTTGGTAACCAGTACGGACTCGCGAAcagaaggggggggaagacggtggatgagaatggggagaaggaaaagggggagttggagagggagaggagggatcAGACGGTTGATAACCGAGAGAACAGGTACCGGGATGAGGGGTACTATCGGGAAAAGGAGTACGATATGGGGGATATTACCGTCCCGGTTTTGAGCGTGGGAAACTGGGGTGGGATTTTGCTGCATTTGAGGGGGAACATACAGGGGTATCTACATGCGGGGAGCGAAAAGAAATTTTTGAGGATGATCACCGGGAGGCATGACCTGCCGTTTTAttatgatgaggaggtggaggtgcagAGGAGCTTTTTGGATGCGTTTCtcaagggggaggatggagggggttggactgatgggaggagggcgagggttgATTTGGTGATACGGAAAGGGGATGCGGGCGTTAATGATGCCCAGCGGGAGAGGGACACGTttgagaggagagaggaggaggagtggccGATTGAGAGGACGGAGTATGCGAGGTTTTATCTTTCAGGGGACATGGCCATGACCAGAATGGACAACTGGGTTCACGAAGGGGGGCAAAAAAAGCTGGGATATCGGGCCTTGGGGACGATTGATGAATCTCAGGGGCTGACGTTCAAGACTGTCCCTTCTGACATGGGTCCAGGGCAAGAGATGGAGATTACAGGGCACATTGTCGCCCATCTCAACGTTTCTGTCTCCCCTGATGTGGGCGGACCAACGCCGTCGGATATCGACTTGTTCCTGACGCTTCGCCATATTGGcaaggatggcaaggagATCTTTTACACGGGCACGGCGGGCGATCCTGTTCCTTTAACCAAGGGGTGGCTCAGGGTATCACTGAGAAAGGTCAACGAGAAACACCCAAAGCATCAGCCGTGGCTGCCGCATCGGGATTACACCAGCAGGGATGTACTCCCCGTGATTCAAGGCGAAGTCTACGCTGTTGACGTGGAGATGTGGCCGACTTGCGTTGTTCTTCAAGAAGGGGAGAGCTTGGCTTTGGAGGTGGCGTCGGGGGATACCCAGGGGTCTGGGATATTCTTACACAATGATGCTGTGGACAG ATCTCCGGATATCTTCCAAGGCACAAATTACGTCCATATTTCGAAGCAGTATGCGAACTATCTGCTGTTGCCGGTAATACCCAGAAAAGAGGATGTAGGGCATGTTTGA